The nucleotide sequence CGCGGATCCGTTTCATATTCCGAGAAGAGTCGCGGCGGTTTTCGCGGATGATTTTCGCGTGCTGTCGCGACACAGGTGGGACGTGACGTGGCCGTCTCCTTCGATACCGCTGCCGCGTTAGTCAGGCGGCGTGTGAAAACCGTAGCGTGTCCGAAAGTGCGTCCGGCGTACGCGTACCGGCGTCCGTCGAAGAAAAGGTTGACGAGAAATGCGACTGTTGGTGACCGGCGGTGCCGGCTTCATCGGTGCGAACCTGACCCGGGCCGCGTTGGCGGACCCGGCCATCACCGACGTGCGGGTGGTGGACGACCTGTCGACCGGCGACCGGGGCAACCTGGCGGGGCTCGACGTCGAACTGGTGGTCGGTTCGATCCTGGACGAGCGGGTGCTCTCCGCGGCGGTCGCCGGCCGGGACGCGGTGGTGCATCTCGCGGCGCTGCCCAGCGTGCCGCGCTCGGTCAAGGACCCGATGGCGTCGCACCGGGTCAACGCGACCGGGACGGTCTCGGTCTTCGAGGCGGCGCGCCGGCACGACGTACGGCACGTCGTGGTCGCCTCCTCCTCGTCGGTGTACGGGGCCAATCCGGACCTGCCGAAGAGCGAACTCGGCTGGACCAGGCCGTTGAGTCCGTACGCGGCGAGCAAGCTTGCCACCGAGGCGTACGCCCTGGCCTACCAGGCCTGCTACGACCTGCCCACCCTCGCCTTCCGGTTCTTCAACGTCTACGGACCCCGGCAGCGGCACGACCACGCGTACGCGGCGGTGATCCCGAGGTTCGTGCACGCCGCGTTGCACGGCAGGCCGGTCGTCTTCTACGGCGACGGGCACCAGACCCGGGACTTCACGTACGTCGACACGGTCTGCACCGTGCTGCTGGACGCGGTGCGGCGCCAGGTGCACCACCCCCAGCCGGTGAACCTGGCCTTCGGCACGCAGACCGATCTGCACACGGTGGTGGCCGAACTGGAACTGCTGCTGGCGCACCCGATCGAGCGGGAGGTCGCGCCGGACCGGACCGGGGACGTACGGCACTCCAGCGCCGACAACCGGCTGCTGCGCCAGCTCTTTCCGACGGTGTCGGCGACCTCGCTGACGGACGGCCTGCGGGCCACCGTGGACTGGTACCGGGCCCACTACGACCCGGCCGGGATGACCGGTGCGGCCGAGCCGAGCATCGTGCCCGCCTGACCGGTCGCCCGCGTCGCCAGGACCCGGTCCGGGCCGTGACGCGGCCGAACAGTCGTGCCGGTCGGTCAGGTCGTGCCGGTCGGTCGGGCTTTGGCCGCGCGGTGTCGGACGCCGGTCTCGCGGAGCAGGTCCAGATACCTCGGCATCTGGTCCTCCCGGAACAGACCCTCCTGGACGCTGTGCGGCAGTGCCGGGATCCGGCCGTCGCGGTCCTTGGCCGCCAACCACCGCCGCAACTGGTCCGCTATCTCCGTGGGCTCGCTCAGCACCACCCCGGCGCCCCGGGCGCGGATCAGGTCGGCCACGACCCCGTCCCGGTGACCGAGCATCAGGATCGGCCGCCGGGCGTGCAGGTAGTCGAAGAACTTTCCGGGTACGGTGCCGGCGTCCCGCGGATCGTTCCACATCAGCAGCACCAACACATCGGCCTCGGCCTGGATCCGCCACGACCGCTCGACCGGTACGTGGCCGAGTACGGTGACGGCGTCCGGCACGGCGCAGCGCCGGGCGGCGTCGACGGCGACGCCGTTGTCCGGCCCGGCCTGGACGAAGTGGACGCGTCGCGCGTCGTCCCCGAGCAGCGCGATCGCGTCGAGCAGCGGTGCCGGGCTGCGCTTACCGGGGTAGAGGAGCCCGGTGTGGGCCAGCCGCAGCGTCGTCGTGCCGGCCGCCGCGGT is from Micromonospora sp. WMMD1102 and encodes:
- a CDS encoding NAD-dependent epimerase/dehydratase family protein, producing the protein MRLLVTGGAGFIGANLTRAALADPAITDVRVVDDLSTGDRGNLAGLDVELVVGSILDERVLSAAVAGRDAVVHLAALPSVPRSVKDPMASHRVNATGTVSVFEAARRHDVRHVVVASSSSVYGANPDLPKSELGWTRPLSPYAASKLATEAYALAYQACYDLPTLAFRFFNVYGPRQRHDHAYAAVIPRFVHAALHGRPVVFYGDGHQTRDFTYVDTVCTVLLDAVRRQVHHPQPVNLAFGTQTDLHTVVAELELLLAHPIEREVAPDRTGDVRHSSADNRLLRQLFPTVSATSLTDGLRATVDWYRAHYDPAGMTGAAEPSIVPA